The Snodgrassella alvi wkB2 genome window below encodes:
- a CDS encoding protein MIGRI — MIGRLLRLFLFVMLLGVLLKYLLGRQQKQTLGYWVNCLALVLIVISSLILLIFVFKSILY; from the coding sequence ATGATAGGCCGTTTGCTGCGTCTGTTTCTTTTTGTAATGTTATTGGGTGTTTTGCTTAAGTATTTACTCGGAAGGCAGCAAAAACAGACGCTCGGATACTGGGTAAACTGTCTGGCACTGGTGTTGATAGTAATTAGTTCGCTAATATTGCTGATATTTGTATTTAAATCTATCTTGTATTAA
- the metX gene encoding homoserine O-succinyltransferase MetX yields MKEIDSIGIVTPQKWSFDSPLTLQNGCILPRFELMIETYGTLNADKSNAVLICHALSGNHHVAGYHSKNDKHPGWWDNMIGPGKPVDTNRFFVVGLNNLGGCHGSTGPLSINPDTGKAYGADFPMVTVKDWVESQSMLADRFGIDKWAAVMGGSLGGMQALQWAIDKPQRLRHALIIASAPRLSTQNIAFNDVARQAILTDPDFCQGQYAQQQKIPRRGLRIARMMGHITYLAEDGLGKKFGRQMRQPNYQYDYNVEFEVESYLRYQGDKFAEVFDANSYLLMTKALDYFDPARDYDGNLIAAVSAIQAKILIASFSSDWRFSPRRSQELLDALVAANKSVQYIALKSAHGHDAFLMEDADYQAAIRIYFNNIATELTQ; encoded by the coding sequence ATGAAAGAAATAGACAGCATTGGCATTGTAACCCCGCAAAAGTGGTCTTTTGACAGCCCGCTCACCCTGCAAAACGGTTGTATTCTGCCCCGGTTTGAATTAATGATTGAAACCTACGGCACACTTAATGCAGACAAAAGTAATGCGGTATTAATATGTCATGCACTGTCAGGAAATCACCATGTAGCGGGTTACCATAGTAAAAATGATAAACACCCCGGCTGGTGGGATAATATGATTGGTCCGGGAAAACCTGTTGATACCAATCGTTTTTTTGTTGTCGGCTTAAATAATCTGGGCGGCTGTCACGGCAGCACCGGTCCGTTGAGTATCAATCCGGACACAGGAAAAGCTTACGGTGCTGATTTTCCGATGGTAACCGTAAAGGACTGGGTAGAAAGTCAGTCTATGCTGGCCGACCGCTTCGGCATTGATAAATGGGCTGCGGTTATGGGCGGAAGTCTGGGCGGAATGCAGGCATTACAATGGGCAATCGACAAACCGCAACGCCTGAGACATGCATTGATTATTGCCTCAGCTCCACGATTATCTACCCAAAATATTGCCTTTAATGATGTAGCCAGACAAGCCATTCTTACCGATCCGGATTTTTGTCAGGGACAATACGCGCAACAGCAGAAAATTCCGCGACGAGGTTTGCGTATCGCTCGTATGATGGGACACATTACCTATCTGGCAGAAGACGGATTAGGTAAAAAATTCGGGCGTCAGATGCGACAACCAAACTACCAGTATGATTACAACGTTGAATTTGAAGTTGAATCCTATCTTCGCTATCAGGGCGATAAATTCGCTGAAGTGTTCGATGCCAATAGCTATTTACTGATGACAAAAGCACTTGATTATTTTGATCCGGCGCGTGATTATGATGGTAATCTGATAGCCGCAGTATCGGCAATTCAGGCAAAAATACTGATAGCCAGCTTCAGCAGCGACTGGCGTTTTTCACCCAGACGCTCACAGGAATTACTGGATGCTTTGGTAGCAGCCAACAAATCCGTGCAATATATTGCTCTTAAATCAGCTCACGGACATGATGCCTTTTTAATGGAAGATGCTGATTATCAGGCAGCTATCCGCATTTATTTCAACAATATTGCCACTGAACTAACACAATGA
- the metW gene encoding methionine biosynthesis protein MetW: MNISSVPLRDDLQMIFDWITPNSRVLDLGCGDGELLAALVKHKNCQGYGLEINTNSVLAAMQRGINVIQADLEAGLQHFNDNSFDIIVLSQTIQSMQNTENILQEMKRVAAEAIVTFPNFGYWRNRLQIALGGHMPVSERMPYQWYNTPNIHWCTLQDFDKLCAKNHLKILQRAVMSGNKRISLWPNLLGSLAFYRVG; encoded by the coding sequence ATGAACATATCATCAGTACCACTGCGTGATGACCTGCAAATGATTTTCGACTGGATTACACCCAATAGTCGTGTACTGGATTTAGGCTGCGGAGACGGAGAACTGCTGGCCGCACTAGTCAAACACAAAAATTGTCAGGGATATGGATTAGAAATTAATACCAATAGCGTATTAGCTGCTATGCAACGTGGCATCAACGTAATACAGGCTGATCTGGAAGCCGGTTTGCAACATTTTAATGATAACAGCTTTGACATTATCGTTTTGAGCCAAACCATTCAGTCTATGCAAAATACCGAAAACATCCTGCAGGAAATGAAACGAGTCGCCGCAGAAGCTATTGTCACCTTTCCCAATTTCGGTTACTGGCGCAACCGCCTGCAAATCGCACTGGGCGGACATATGCCGGTATCCGAACGCATGCCCTATCAATGGTATAACACCCCGAACATTCATTGGTGCACCCTTCAGGATTTTGATAAATTATGTGCCAAAAATCATTTAAAAATTTTGCAACGTGCGGTGATGAGTGGAAATAAACGCATTTCTCTTTGGCCAAACTTGCTTGGTAGTCTGGCCTTTTATCGCGTAGGCTGA
- the argS gene encoding arginine--tRNA ligase produces MKLHQLVAAEVEQAFSANGLTDQPIILQPAKNRDFGDYQINGVMGAAKKTRQNPRELAQKVANALQQNPLIATAEVAGPGFINLKLRPEKLAQYIKDSLQDEHLGIARNSKPQTIVIDYSSPNLAKEMHVGHLRSSIIGDSLNRVLTFLGHKVIAQNHVGDWGTQFGMLVAYLIEQQQNGRADLELADLEQFYRNAKVRFDEDKNFADTARDYVVKLQSGDASVLALWQQFVQTSLQHAQAVYKKLGLKLLPADVTGESFYNDQLQSTVNELLAKGIAVDSDGTKVVFLDEFKNQDNEPAAFIIQKKDGGFLYASTDLACLRYRINTLHGNRLLYVVDARQSLHFDELFTVARKAGWLPDTVHAEHVPFGTMMGKDGKPFKTRSGDTVKLMDLLNEAVTRASALVASKNPELSADEIAHIGEVVGIGAVKYADLSKNRTSDYIFDWDSMLSFEGNTAPYLQYAYTRVQSVFRKAGTWDNNAAITLNEAMEQQLAVELLKFEDVLDSVANTSYPHYLAAYLYQIATLFSRFYEACPILKADEATRNSRLQLTSLTGKTLQQGLALLGIDTLETM; encoded by the coding sequence ATGAAATTACATCAACTTGTTGCAGCTGAAGTTGAACAAGCATTTAGCGCAAACGGGCTCACAGACCAGCCAATTATTCTGCAACCAGCCAAAAATCGTGACTTTGGCGATTATCAGATTAACGGCGTCATGGGTGCCGCCAAAAAAACCAGACAAAACCCTCGCGAACTGGCACAAAAAGTTGCCAATGCATTACAGCAGAACCCACTGATTGCCACAGCAGAAGTTGCCGGCCCTGGTTTTATTAACTTAAAACTTCGCCCTGAAAAACTGGCACAATATATTAAGGACTCATTGCAGGATGAGCATCTGGGCATTGCCAGAAACAGTAAGCCACAAACAATAGTTATAGATTACTCATCACCCAATCTGGCTAAAGAAATGCACGTAGGTCATTTACGCTCCAGCATCATAGGAGACAGCCTCAACCGGGTACTTACTTTTCTCGGACATAAAGTTATTGCCCAAAATCATGTGGGTGACTGGGGCACACAATTTGGTATGCTGGTCGCCTACCTAATAGAACAACAGCAAAACGGACGTGCAGATCTCGAACTGGCGGATTTAGAACAATTCTATCGTAATGCCAAAGTACGCTTTGATGAAGATAAAAACTTTGCCGACACAGCACGTGATTACGTAGTTAAACTTCAAAGCGGAGATGCCAGCGTACTGGCATTGTGGCAACAGTTTGTACAGACCTCTTTGCAACATGCTCAGGCGGTCTATAAAAAACTTGGCCTAAAACTTTTACCAGCCGATGTAACCGGCGAATCATTTTATAATGATCAGTTACAATCAACTGTAAATGAACTTCTTGCCAAAGGTATTGCCGTTGATAGTGACGGCACTAAAGTTGTTTTTCTGGATGAGTTTAAAAATCAGGACAATGAACCGGCAGCATTTATTATTCAGAAAAAAGATGGTGGATTCCTGTATGCCAGCACCGATTTAGCCTGTCTGCGTTACCGGATTAATACCTTGCACGGCAACAGATTGTTATATGTTGTGGATGCACGCCAAAGCCTGCACTTTGATGAATTATTTACAGTTGCCCGTAAAGCCGGATGGCTGCCTGATACCGTGCATGCGGAACATGTACCTTTCGGTACCATGATGGGTAAAGACGGCAAACCGTTTAAAACCCGTAGCGGTGACACTGTAAAATTAATGGATTTACTAAACGAAGCTGTAACACGTGCATCTGCCTTGGTTGCCAGCAAAAATCCTGAACTGAGCGCCGATGAAATCGCACATATAGGTGAAGTCGTAGGCATAGGTGCCGTAAAATATGCAGATTTAAGCAAAAACCGTACCAGTGATTACATATTCGACTGGGACAGCATGCTCTCTTTCGAAGGCAATACTGCTCCTTACTTACAATATGCCTATACTCGGGTACAAAGTGTTTTTCGCAAAGCAGGCACCTGGGATAACAATGCTGCGATCACCCTGAACGAAGCCATGGAACAGCAACTGGCTGTAGAATTACTTAAATTTGAAGATGTTCTGGATAGTGTTGCCAATACCTCTTATCCGCACTATCTCGCCGCTTATCTGTATCAGATTGCCACCCTGTTCAGCCGTTTTTATGAAGCCTGCCCGATACTCAAAGCAGACGAAGCCACTCGCAACAGCCGGTTGCAGCTTACCAGCCTTACCGGCAAAACCTTGCAACAGGGTCTGGCATTATTAGGTATAGATACACTTGAAACCATGTAA
- a CDS encoding PilC/PilY family type IV pilus protein translates to MKKQKDKFQITGTKHITSGRTLCRTVLGIFNLFAIPSALAAANIFADIPLHLQSKSITTSSYSVKPNVTFYIDDSGSMSMNIVPITYKCRVSKWIPNPDGKGGKWPPFGSYEYGFTKKPKNTSEVRYSCDTYRRIDSVKEVLTDIIKKYHDDMYFAFRPMCGTGDQKKFNKFYDTSDPANYESMLNNIKKLETPCDTPTTRQFPVIARNLVINKLKYRCQKSYIILLSDGEADNTYSISDKNFTKNTDSRYDSYFDRDFETNNDRLNFLARNHNTNKPLRLKYYTDRLNNYNFGDYIYTSDYYSSTGKSINASPVRKKTDDAGQPWNEVDPKTKKRFRQTAQTFTIGVGLGQRNTNEAKIAIPYLENAATPSGEYNETTNPNGRFFNANSRDEIISAFEKIFKTIKGEMTASTIQTTTTAPTVAISNTNQGNLSITAKVETGSWSSRICIYDINTKNDSSSCPMRPTYGNRQLLLNDGKYTHLFNESLNSFNNSTFKISNNNKNRNEWHDGLLAWLNRSLTADTQKKNEFVLDYRTRRSLPDFGNTRDLGDIIDNPILTAGNIENNRQRYLITSANDGMVYVFRSSNNSKFPYDLKFNYMPMGIERQSNDGSDLVAHYYKDLTSKNYGANDNFPHRFLLNGGMTVQQTDGSNGRPQQIFMVSTLGQAGRGAFAINIGGYDIITGRPLAGDNMQSPSWYEDVFLFQTPSGKNNQFGYTVGTPAIARVRVNSNINASDSSITDHIRQAAFISNGYNYSPSLAQDITAKPSPESALYIYDILGIDVGTQAYTHTGSKKGDLIAKLVAPNGSGGLSSPTVIDINGDGVADIVYAGDYQGNLYRFDLRAPNPSNWKVYKIFTADGPITSAPGVFLLKAKGAQHTNSEIPTAIVTFGTGSDIYQSDLTNKAQQSVYGIYDDLSQQEVHEISKSSLVKQEFIQAGNYRLLSNYPLNPAVHRGWYFNLKENTGERVVTKPIIVSYAGAVISRTYNVEKENKLPDPCKITSVVQRNSVTTGKIQFNVKTGGALQRTDPNFVFDEAAPAGSSVSTEGPFGFTVSGNNNIDIGGSYTQKPLTEKSPPVENCSRAAVIAATTDGNKLTINVPRCPIIIHRISWREIKESYL, encoded by the coding sequence ATGAAAAAACAAAAAGATAAATTCCAAATTACCGGAACAAAACACATCACATCCGGTCGAACTTTGTGCCGCACAGTCCTGGGCATTTTTAATCTTTTTGCTATTCCGTCAGCTTTGGCTGCGGCAAATATCTTTGCTGATATTCCGCTGCATCTGCAAAGTAAATCCATTACTACTTCGTCATATAGCGTTAAACCCAATGTTACCTTTTACATCGATGATTCAGGCAGTATGTCTATGAACATCGTACCGATTACCTATAAATGTCGAGTGAGTAAATGGATTCCCAATCCGGATGGTAAAGGGGGCAAATGGCCGCCATTTGGTAGTTATGAATACGGATTTACAAAAAAACCCAAAAATACCTCAGAAGTCAGATATAGCTGTGATACCTACCGGCGTATTGATTCCGTTAAAGAAGTACTGACAGATATCATCAAAAAATATCATGATGATATGTACTTTGCATTTCGCCCGATGTGCGGCACCGGTGACCAGAAAAAATTCAATAAATTTTATGACACTTCTGATCCGGCCAATTATGAAAGCATGCTAAATAACATCAAAAAACTGGAAACACCATGCGACACCCCCACTACACGCCAGTTTCCTGTTATTGCGCGCAATCTGGTAATAAACAAACTGAAATATCGCTGCCAAAAATCTTATATTATTTTGCTAAGTGATGGTGAAGCTGATAATACATATTCTATTTCAGATAAAAATTTCACCAAAAATACAGATTCACGCTACGACAGCTACTTTGATCGGGATTTTGAAACTAATAACGATCGCTTAAATTTTCTTGCCCGCAATCACAATACCAATAAACCGCTGCGTCTGAAATACTATACAGACAGGCTCAATAACTATAACTTTGGTGACTACATCTACACCAGTGATTACTATAGCTCAACCGGTAAATCCATTAATGCCTCACCAGTGCGAAAAAAAACTGATGATGCGGGTCAGCCATGGAATGAAGTTGATCCAAAAACAAAAAAACGTTTTCGCCAAACTGCACAAACATTCACCATCGGAGTAGGCCTCGGGCAGCGCAATACAAACGAAGCCAAAATCGCCATTCCTTATCTGGAAAATGCCGCAACGCCAAGTGGCGAATACAATGAAACAACCAATCCTAACGGACGTTTCTTTAACGCAAATTCCCGTGATGAAATTATCAGCGCTTTTGAAAAAATATTTAAAACCATCAAAGGAGAAATGACCGCATCAACCATTCAGACTACTACAACAGCTCCGACTGTAGCCATTTCCAATACCAACCAGGGTAATCTGTCGATTACCGCCAAGGTTGAAACCGGTTCATGGAGCAGCAGGATTTGTATTTACGATATCAATACCAAAAATGACAGCAGCTCATGCCCGATGCGGCCTACATACGGCAACCGGCAATTATTGCTTAATGATGGTAAATATACACATCTCTTTAACGAAAGCCTTAACAGCTTTAATAACAGCACATTTAAAATCAGCAACAATAATAAAAATCGTAATGAATGGCACGATGGCTTACTAGCATGGCTAAATCGTTCACTGACTGCTGATACTCAGAAAAAAAATGAATTTGTATTGGATTATCGTACCCGCCGCTCGCTGCCAGACTTCGGGAATACGCGGGATTTAGGAGATATTATAGATAATCCGATTCTTACAGCCGGCAATATAGAAAATAACCGCCAGCGGTATCTGATTACATCAGCTAATGACGGAATGGTCTATGTTTTCCGCTCGAGTAATAATTCCAAATTTCCTTATGATTTAAAATTTAATTACATGCCAATGGGGATTGAAAGGCAGAGTAATGACGGTTCTGATCTGGTTGCTCACTATTACAAGGATTTAACCAGCAAAAACTATGGTGCTAATGATAATTTTCCTCATCGTTTCCTGCTTAACGGAGGCATGACGGTACAACAGACAGATGGCAGCAACGGGCGACCACAGCAGATATTTATGGTTTCTACCCTCGGGCAAGCGGGACGAGGCGCATTTGCCATCAATATCGGCGGATACGATATTATTACCGGCAGGCCATTAGCCGGAGACAACATGCAATCGCCCAGCTGGTATGAAGATGTTTTCCTGTTCCAGACACCCAGCGGAAAAAACAATCAGTTTGGTTATACTGTCGGTACACCTGCCATTGCAAGAGTGCGGGTCAATTCAAATATTAATGCCTCAGATTCATCTATTACAGACCATATACGTCAGGCTGCATTTATCAGCAATGGCTATAACTACTCCCCGTCCCTGGCTCAGGATATCACAGCCAAACCCTCACCTGAATCAGCTTTATATATTTACGACATACTGGGTATAGATGTAGGCACTCAGGCCTATACTCATACCGGCAGCAAAAAAGGAGATTTAATTGCCAAACTGGTTGCTCCTAATGGCAGCGGCGGCCTTTCCAGCCCGACAGTTATCGATATAAACGGAGACGGCGTAGCTGATATTGTCTATGCGGGCGATTATCAGGGTAATTTGTACCGGTTTGACTTACGTGCCCCTAATCCGTCAAACTGGAAAGTATATAAAATCTTTACTGCTGATGGCCCCATCACTTCAGCCCCCGGAGTATTTCTTCTTAAAGCAAAAGGAGCACAGCATACAAACAGCGAAATACCAACAGCAATTGTTACTTTTGGCACAGGCAGCGATATTTATCAGTCAGACCTGACAAATAAAGCTCAGCAAAGTGTATACGGCATTTATGACGATCTGAGCCAGCAAGAAGTGCACGAAATCAGCAAAAGCAGTCTGGTAAAACAAGAATTTATCCAAGCCGGCAATTACCGTTTACTGAGTAACTATCCGCTAAACCCGGCAGTTCATCGAGGCTGGTATTTTAATCTCAAAGAAAACACCGGTGAGCGTGTTGTAACCAAACCGATAATTGTTTCTTATGCTGGCGCAGTGATATCGCGCACTTATAATGTAGAAAAAGAAAATAAACTGCCTGATCCGTGCAAGATTACTTCTGTCGTCCAGCGTAATTCCGTTACCACCGGTAAAATTCAGTTTAATGTAAAAACCGGGGGCGCATTACAACGCACAGATCCGAATTTTGTATTTGATGAAGCAGCGCCAGCAGGCAGTAGCGTGAGTACGGAAGGACCTTTTGGTTTTACCGTTTCAGGCAATAATAATATCGATATCGGCGGCTCATATACCCAAAAACCATTAACTGAAAAATCTCCTCCGGTAGAAAACTGCTCGCGTGCCGCTGTGATAGCAGCGACAACAGACGGGAATAAATTAACTATTAATGTTCCGCGTTGTCCGATCATAATTCACCGGATTTCATGGCGTGAAATAAAAGAAAGTTATCTTTAA
- a CDS encoding PilC/PilY family type IV pilus protein codes for MNTAIKNNRKPRFPKGKKVLVSAVTGALGILMAPYTYATANSFADTPLRLQQKSITQEAYNVKPNIALFIDDSGSMLKGLVNDPTRKPARKRYFYKCIQGRASDLWDGRPGWKLNLTFDQKEALLAKNEGWKCKRYKRIDAAKEILNTIVTDNRDKMYFALRPLCSETNQWNNSFHDTSNPSEFKTMIEKINKLDAPCGTPTTQQFPVVARNLVMNQLKYRCQRSYIILLSDGLATADYSTSDKNFTNKPNEDLDEFFDKNFATSAERDTFFRKRDAPQMIDRLGFYTDKLADPKAHTDTGKPDGIPVGFGPYIYSKNYYSGSGGTVTPGISKYLRTTDDAGKPWNSIDNITKKPFYQIAETYTIGFALANIDPDDKIKDDDRDDRAYFYLENGATPKGLHPKGNFFNANSRDEIIAAFKTIFDKINKEVKTDVINVTTNAPSMGISSSSTNDLGITAKIETGNWSSQICLHDLTNKNSKDKGQTVDKNDCKVQPSFTNRKLLINNGKTTYLYSNLTPDQGLDNNSFEISTNADKNKKEWLDGLLTWLSRAKDDDKIKQDGFVLGYRKRPDNARNMGDIIDNTIVTAGGVEFNKQKYLVTSANDGMVYVFRAADNSNHPYDLKFNYMPMSIERDSSDGSDIVGHYYKDMLDNDYGKDSKHPHRYLLNGGIVVRETSDRDDKPGVNQIFMVSTMGQAGRGAFAINIGGQDIVTGNNIAADNIGSAGWYNNVSLFQTPSGANNQFGYTIGKPAIARIRVNRDTDASDTTITDHLRQTAIISNGYNSKDSNDESALYIYDALGVDVGIDSYQQTGDQKGTLIKKMIASKDGGGLSSPTAVDINSDGITDLAYAGDYKGNLYRFDFRSPDPNKWTVKKIFSANAPITIAPAVYRAAENLKDPLAKNKLVIVFGTGSDIYQSDRDSLQQQTMYGIYDNYNEQTNMLINKSSLVQQVMTYKDDYSYLTNKPFSSEKDKGWYFNLNKDGERVTESVQKLITTGIVMTRSYSVSQNGKLNDPCEDSTMVEKTNLVSRLTQFNALTGGALTENDAHIVVNSDFSLANSSKMDEATGMMVSNTNDGFVDALDAGGSGKEEDPKKRRQPNNCFRKKPIGMDNEGNKFEIEGVVMCPVSINRLSWREIKTGYLS; via the coding sequence ATGAATACTGCGATTAAAAATAACAGGAAACCCAGATTTCCTAAAGGTAAAAAAGTTTTAGTTTCAGCTGTTACTGGAGCCTTAGGTATTCTTATGGCACCATATACTTATGCTACAGCAAATTCTTTCGCGGATACACCTTTACGACTTCAGCAAAAATCTATTACTCAGGAAGCTTACAACGTAAAGCCTAATATTGCTTTATTTATTGATGATTCTGGTAGTATGCTGAAAGGATTAGTAAATGATCCAACTAGAAAACCAGCTAGAAAACGCTATTTTTATAAATGTATTCAAGGAAGAGCGAGTGATTTATGGGACGGCAGACCTGGCTGGAAATTGAATTTAACTTTCGATCAAAAAGAAGCACTTCTTGCTAAAAACGAAGGATGGAAGTGTAAGAGATACAAAAGAATAGATGCGGCTAAAGAAATTCTCAATACTATAGTTACCGACAATCGGGATAAAATGTATTTCGCATTACGTCCTTTATGCAGCGAAACAAACCAGTGGAATAATAGTTTTCATGATACTTCTAATCCATCTGAATTTAAAACAATGATTGAGAAAATAAATAAGTTAGATGCACCATGCGGTACCCCAACTACTCAACAGTTCCCTGTAGTTGCAAGAAATCTGGTCATGAATCAATTGAAATACCGTTGTCAAAGATCTTATATTATCCTCTTAAGTGATGGTCTGGCTACTGCTGACTATTCAACTTCAGATAAAAACTTCACTAACAAACCAAACGAAGATTTAGATGAATTTTTTGACAAAAATTTCGCTACAAGTGCTGAGAGAGATACTTTTTTTAGAAAAAGAGATGCGCCTCAGATGATAGACAGACTGGGTTTTTATACAGATAAATTAGCAGACCCAAAAGCTCATACAGACACTGGAAAGCCAGATGGAATTCCAGTTGGTTTTGGTCCGTATATATATAGCAAAAATTATTATTCAGGAAGTGGTGGTACTGTAACGCCGGGGATTTCAAAGTATTTGCGCACAACTGATGATGCAGGCAAACCGTGGAATTCAATAGATAATATTACAAAGAAACCCTTCTATCAAATTGCTGAAACATATACTATCGGATTTGCACTTGCTAACATCGATCCGGATGATAAAATAAAAGATGATGATAGAGATGATCGTGCTTATTTCTATCTCGAAAATGGTGCAACACCAAAAGGACTTCATCCTAAAGGTAATTTCTTTAACGCAAATTCTAGAGATGAAATCATAGCAGCATTTAAAACTATTTTTGACAAAATTAATAAAGAAGTAAAAACTGATGTAATTAATGTAACGACAAATGCTCCAAGTATGGGTATTTCAAGCTCATCAACAAATGATCTGGGCATTACAGCTAAAATTGAAACCGGTAACTGGAGTAGCCAGATTTGCTTACATGATTTAACTAATAAAAATTCAAAAGACAAAGGACAAACAGTCGATAAAAATGATTGTAAAGTGCAACCATCTTTTACTAATAGAAAGCTATTAATTAATAATGGCAAGACTACTTATTTATATTCAAATCTGACACCAGATCAAGGCCTGGATAATAACTCATTTGAAATTAGTACGAATGCTGATAAAAATAAAAAAGAATGGCTTGATGGTCTGCTCACTTGGTTGAGCCGTGCCAAAGATGATGACAAAATTAAGCAGGATGGCTTCGTTTTAGGTTATCGTAAGCGACCGGATAATGCCCGTAATATGGGTGATATTATTGATAATACTATTGTAACAGCAGGTGGAGTTGAGTTTAATAAACAGAAATATCTCGTCACTTCGGCTAATGATGGAATGGTATATGTTTTCCGTGCAGCAGATAATTCGAATCATCCGTATGATCTTAAATTTAATTATATGCCAATGTCTATTGAACGGGACAGTAGTGATGGAAGTGATATAGTTGGTCACTATTATAAGGATATGCTAGATAATGATTATGGTAAAGATTCTAAACATCCTCACAGATATCTATTAAACGGGGGGATCGTAGTAAGAGAAACCTCCGACAGAGATGACAAACCAGGCGTAAACCAAATATTTATGGTATCAACAATGGGACAGGCAGGGCGCGGAGCATTTGCTATTAATATTGGCGGACAGGATATCGTTACTGGTAACAACATTGCTGCAGATAATATTGGCAGTGCTGGTTGGTATAACAATGTATCGCTGTTTCAGACACCAAGCGGTGCAAATAATCAGTTCGGCTATACTATTGGTAAGCCCGCAATTGCCAGAATAAGGGTAAACAGAGATACAGATGCATCAGATACAACAATAACAGACCATCTTCGTCAAACAGCTATAATCAGTAATGGTTATAACTCTAAAGATTCTAATGATGAATCCGCATTGTATATCTATGATGCATTAGGTGTTGATGTAGGCATAGATAGTTATCAACAAACAGGTGATCAAAAAGGTACCCTAATTAAAAAAATGATTGCATCAAAAGATGGTGGCGGATTGTCCAGCCCTACAGCTGTGGATATCAATAGTGACGGGATTACCGATCTTGCATATGCTGGTGATTATAAAGGAAATCTTTATAGATTTGATTTCAGAAGCCCGGATCCAAACAAATGGACTGTAAAAAAGATTTTTTCAGCTAATGCACCTATAACGATTGCTCCGGCTGTCTATCGAGCTGCCGAAAACCTGAAAGATCCCTTAGCAAAAAACAAACTGGTCATTGTATTTGGAACAGGAAGTGATATTTATCAGTCTGATCGTGATAGTTTGCAGCAACAAACCATGTATGGAATTTACGATAATTACAACGAACAAACAAATATGTTAATTAACAAAAGTTCGTTAGTGCAACAGGTTATGACATATAAGGATGATTATAGTTATCTGACCAACAAACCTTTTTCATCAGAAAAAGATAAGGGCTGGTATTTTAACCTGAATAAAGACGGAGAACGCGTAACAGAGTCAGTACAAAAATTAATAACAACAGGTATTGTAATGACAAGATCATACTCCGTTAGCCAAAATGGTAAATTGAATGATCCTTGTGAAGATTCAACAATGGTTGAAAAAACAAATCTTGTTAGTCGTCTTACTCAGTTTAATGCACTTACAGGCGGAGCATTAACCGAAAACGACGCACACATTGTAGTAAACTCAGACTTTTCACTTGCTAACAGTTCTAAAATGGATGAAGCTACTGGAATGATGGTTTCAAATACAAATGATGGATTTGTTGATGCTTTGGATGCCGGAGGTTCGGGTAAAGAGGAAGATCCTAAAAAGCGAAGACAACCAAATAATTGTTTTCGAAAAAAACCTATTGGGATGGATAATGAAGGTAATAAATTTGAGATTGAGGGGGTTGTTATGTGCCCTGTCAGCATCAATCGTTTATCATGGAGAGAAATTAAAACTGGTTATTTAAGCTAA